The Desulfovibrio sp. JC010 genomic interval CCACCGCGACATTGCCTGCGCGCCCATCAACTCCGAACTTGGCCGGGATTACCTCGGAGCCATGGGCGCGGGTATCAATTGCGCCCTTGCCAACCGCCAGACCATCACCCATCTGGTGCGTGAATGTTTTGCTGAAATCCTGCCGCAAGCGGACTTAAGTCTGCTCTACGATGTCAGCCACAACACCTGTCAGCGCGAAGAATTCAAGGTGAACGGCAAAAAGAAAAATCTCTGGGTGCATCGCAAAGGAGCCACCCGCGCACTCGGTCCGGGACACCCTAAACTCCCCCGCGAGTTCAAAAAACACGGCCAGCCGGTCATCATCGGCGGGAGCATGGGCACGGCATCATACATTCTGGCCGGTACAAAACAAGGAGCGGAAATATCATTTTCTTCCTGCTGCCACGGTGCCGGAAGGCTCATGAGCCGGGCCAAAGCCCGCAAATCATTCAAGGGTAATAAAATTCAGAAGGAATTGAGCAGGCGCGGGATCATCATCCGCAGCGGTTCCATCAAAGGGATCGCCGAAGAAGCCCCCCTTGCATACAAAGATGTGGATGCGATAATTGAATCGACCCGGACAGCCGGAATTGCGGAAAAGGTTGCCCGGCTGCGCCCGGTTATATGCGTGAAAGGCTGATCAGAATTAGACCAGCCGAGCCTCAAAAAGGCAGATCTGCGCCTTATCAAGACTGCTGATCAGCGGCGAAGACAGGACCTGCCCCGCACTCACCTGACCGGAACTGAGTCCATGTTCGAAAACAGAAATCCAACGCTGGGCCAGTTCAAAATCAAAGCTGCGCGGCGGGATGTATCCGGCTTTATTGTTGGCCTGCTGCAAACGCATAAGCCATGCTTCGACTCTCTGCTGCACTGAAATGTCAGCAATATCCGGGATTGAATTGATAGCGACGGCATCGTGCAGGCTGAAATCATCGGCAGAAAAAGCCATGCCGATATGCTGCAGTAATTTACCTCTCAATATTGAACACGAACGAAGCTGGTCCTCATAGCGCAGATGGGAAATATTCTCGCCCTTGTTTTCAAACTTGTAGACCAGCGGTTCAGGGATATTTGCAAAAAAAATAGTCTCATCCATGGACATCTCAACCCAGAGTCCGTAATCCTCGCAATATCTGTACTCATCACTGTACTTATGTTTCTGCAAGGCTTCACGCCTGAAAATCATTGAAGGATGCACAAAAGGATTATTGAAAAACAGCCGGGCCTTCAGGTCGTCATTCCCGGTGGGAACCTGCTGAATCCGTTTCTGCTGTTTGCGATCGATTATATGGCACCATGTGCCGGAAAGGCTGACGGATTCATTTTCTTCCATAAATCGGACCTGCCTGCCGATCCTGTCTTCATGGCAGACATCATCAGCATCGAGCCTGAGGACATAATCTGCGTCAATCTTATCAATGCCGATATTCAACGCGCTGACCAGTCCGGCATTTTCATCCAATGTATGGATTTTTATCCTTGGATC includes:
- a CDS encoding glycosyltransferase gives rise to the protein MPKASVLLPVYNGQQSIARSLKSLLRQTYTDFEICIINDGSTDGTLDVLSRFSDPRIKIHTLDENAGLVSALNIGIDKIDADYVLRLDADDVCHEDRIGRQVRFMEENESVSLSGTWCHIIDRKQQKRIQQVPTGNDDLKARLFFNNPFVHPSMIFRREALQKHKYSDEYRYCEDYGLWVEMSMDETIFFANIPEPLVYKFENKGENISHLRYEDQLRSCSILRGKLLQHIGMAFSADDFSLHDAVAINSIPDIADISVQQRVEAWLMRLQQANNKAGYIPPRSFDFELAQRWISVFEHGLSSGQVSAGQVLSSPLISSLDKAQICLFEARLV